In the genome of Streptomyces pactum, one region contains:
- a CDS encoding DUF2382 domain-containing protein produces the protein MITKEQIPAVLDHPVYDTEGTKIGDAKHVFLDDVTGKPDWVTVRTGLFGMSESFVPVQDARLVQDHLEVPFSKSKVKDAPHVDVDSGGHLSVDEERKLYRHYGMEWGETGRRAGQGTAGTGTGTAGAAGDRSRMGEPYPGAAMGTRGTEGTGKGVDTGTRPAMTADEAAAAAETDVTGTRVGRPTEGRQRGREDLEAERAVTRYEEELHVGVEQTEAGRARLHRYVDTEHVERTVPLRHEELLIEREPITEANRGTVTGGHKIGETEEEVVLHRERAVLRTEVVPKERVRLRVEERTTEEVVGGDVRRERIEIETDEGRLDTRGTSGDVGRRRGRGTAGEYGPDYGKRGPGEPGMDDYGRGGPTR, from the coding sequence GTGATCACGAAGGAGCAGATCCCGGCGGTGCTCGATCATCCGGTCTACGACACCGAGGGCACCAAGATCGGGGATGCGAAGCACGTCTTCCTCGACGACGTCACCGGGAAGCCTGACTGGGTCACCGTACGCACCGGACTCTTCGGCATGAGTGAGAGCTTCGTGCCGGTCCAGGACGCCCGACTGGTCCAGGACCACCTCGAAGTGCCCTTCAGCAAGAGCAAGGTGAAGGACGCGCCGCACGTGGATGTGGACTCCGGTGGTCACCTGTCGGTCGATGAGGAACGGAAGCTGTACCGCCACTACGGCATGGAGTGGGGCGAAACCGGCCGCCGGGCCGGGCAGGGCACCGCTGGAACGGGCACCGGAACCGCCGGCGCCGCGGGCGACCGCTCCCGGATGGGCGAGCCCTACCCCGGCGCGGCGATGGGCACCCGGGGCACCGAGGGCACCGGCAAGGGCGTGGACACCGGCACCCGGCCGGCGATGACCGCGGACGAGGCCGCGGCCGCCGCCGAGACCGACGTGACCGGCACCCGCGTCGGCCGGCCCACCGAGGGGCGCCAGCGCGGCAGGGAAGACCTGGAGGCCGAGCGGGCGGTGACCCGCTACGAGGAGGAACTGCACGTCGGCGTCGAACAGACCGAGGCCGGCCGGGCCCGGCTCCACCGCTACGTCGACACCGAGCACGTCGAGCGGACCGTCCCGCTGCGCCACGAGGAACTGCTGATCGAGCGCGAACCGATCACCGAGGCCAACCGGGGCACCGTCACCGGCGGCCACAAGATCGGCGAGACCGAGGAGGAAGTGGTCCTCCACCGCGAACGGGCGGTGCTGCGCACCGAGGTCGTCCCCAAGGAAAGGGTGCGGCTGCGGGTCGAGGAGCGGACCACCGAGGAGGTCGTCGGCGGTGACGTGCGCCGGGAGCGCATCGAGATCGAGACCGACGAGGGCCGCCTCGACACCCGCGGGACCAGCGGCGACGTCGGCCGCCGCCGCGGCCGGGGAACCGCCGGCGAGTACGGCCCGGACTACGGCAAGCGCGGCCCCGGCGAGCCCGGGATGGACGACTACGGCAGGGGCGGCCCCACGCGGTAG
- a CDS encoding carbon-nitrogen hydrolase family protein, producing the protein MPPLRTALLQSSGHPGDTAANLAVLGEAVAAAAAAGARLLVTSELFLTGYAIGDGVHRLAEAADGPSARAVAALAAEHGVAVVYGYPERDGDAVYNAAQVIGPDGGRIANYRKTHLFGEFERTWFTPGDSPVVQAELDGVRLGVMICYDVEFPENVRAHALAGTDLLLVPTAQMHPFQFVAESLVPVRAFENQLYIAYVNRTGPEEEFEFVGLSCLASPDGATRARAGRGEELLFGEVDPRLLGDSRERNPYLHDRRPGLYTALT; encoded by the coding sequence ATGCCGCCGCTGCGTACCGCCCTGCTCCAGAGCTCCGGCCACCCCGGTGACACCGCCGCCAATCTCGCCGTGCTCGGCGAGGCCGTGGCCGCCGCGGCCGCCGCCGGGGCGCGGCTGCTGGTCACCTCCGAGCTGTTCCTCACCGGGTACGCCATCGGTGACGGCGTGCACCGGCTCGCCGAGGCCGCCGACGGGCCCTCCGCCCGGGCGGTGGCCGCGCTCGCCGCCGAGCACGGGGTGGCCGTGGTGTACGGCTACCCGGAGCGGGACGGCGACGCGGTGTACAACGCCGCCCAGGTGATCGGCCCGGACGGCGGCCGGATCGCCAACTACCGCAAGACCCATCTGTTCGGGGAGTTCGAGCGCACCTGGTTCACCCCCGGCGACAGCCCGGTCGTCCAGGCCGAACTGGACGGTGTCCGGCTGGGCGTCATGATCTGCTACGACGTGGAGTTCCCGGAGAACGTCCGGGCCCACGCCCTGGCCGGTACCGATCTGCTGCTGGTGCCCACCGCCCAGATGCACCCGTTCCAGTTCGTGGCCGAGTCCCTGGTGCCGGTCCGGGCCTTCGAGAACCAGCTGTACATCGCCTACGTCAACCGCACCGGCCCGGAGGAGGAGTTCGAGTTCGTCGGGCTCAGCTGCCTGGCGAGCCCCGACGGCGCCACCCGGGCCCGGGCCGGCCGCGGCGAGGAGCTGCTGTTCGGCGAGGTCGATCCCCGGCTGCTGGGCGACTCCCGGGAGCGGAACCCGTATCTGCACGACCGCCGCCCCGGCCTGTACACCGCCCTCACCTGA
- a CDS encoding flavin monoamine oxidase family protein codes for MTSTVPPAAHDEQDRKQEPVLPPITMFGPDFPYAYDDYLAHPAGLGQVPATEHGTEVAVIGGGLSGIVAAYELMKMGLKPVVYEADRIGGRLRTVGFEGCDDALTAEMGAMRFPPSSTALQYYIDLVGLETRPFPNPLAPDTPSTVVDLKGETHYAETIDDLPEVYRQVADAWNACLEEGADFSDMNRAIRERDVPRIREIWAKLVEKLDNQTFYGFLCDSEAFRSFRHREIFGQVGFGTGGWDTDFPNSILEILRVVYTEADDHHRGIVGGSQQLPLRLWEREPGKIVHWEHGTSLAKLHGGEPRPAVTRLHRTAGNRITVTDASGDIRTYRAAIFTAQSWMLLSKIECDDSLFPIDHWTAIERTHYMESSKLFVPVDRPFWLDKDEETGRDVMSMTLTDRMTRGTYLLDDGPDRPAVICLSYTWCDDSLKWLPLSAQERMEVMLKSLSEIYPKVDIRKHIIGNPVTVSWENEPYFMGAFKANLPGHYRYQRRLFTHFMQDRLPEDKRGIFLAGDDISWTAGWAEGAVQTALNAVWGVMHQLGGATDPGNPGPGDVYDDIAPVELPED; via the coding sequence ATGACGTCCACGGTGCCCCCCGCCGCCCACGACGAGCAGGACCGGAAGCAGGAGCCGGTCCTGCCGCCGATCACCATGTTCGGCCCGGACTTCCCGTACGCCTACGACGACTACCTGGCCCACCCGGCCGGGCTCGGCCAGGTCCCGGCCACCGAGCACGGCACCGAGGTGGCCGTCATCGGCGGCGGCCTGTCCGGTATCGTCGCCGCGTACGAGCTGATGAAGATGGGCCTGAAGCCGGTGGTCTACGAGGCCGACCGGATCGGCGGCCGGCTGCGCACCGTCGGCTTCGAGGGCTGCGACGACGCGCTCACCGCCGAGATGGGCGCGATGCGGTTCCCGCCCAGCTCCACCGCGCTCCAGTACTACATCGACCTGGTGGGCCTGGAGACCCGGCCGTTCCCCAACCCGCTGGCGCCCGACACCCCGTCCACCGTCGTCGACCTCAAGGGCGAGACGCACTACGCGGAGACCATCGACGACCTGCCCGAGGTCTACCGCCAGGTCGCCGACGCCTGGAACGCCTGTCTGGAGGAGGGCGCGGACTTCTCCGACATGAACCGCGCCATCCGCGAGCGCGACGTGCCGCGCATCCGGGAGATCTGGGCGAAGCTCGTGGAGAAGCTGGACAACCAGACCTTCTACGGCTTCCTGTGCGACTCCGAGGCCTTCCGGTCCTTCCGTCACCGGGAGATCTTCGGCCAGGTGGGCTTCGGTACCGGCGGCTGGGACACCGACTTCCCCAACTCCATCCTGGAGATCCTCCGCGTCGTCTACACCGAGGCCGACGACCACCACCGCGGCATCGTCGGCGGCAGCCAGCAGCTGCCGCTGCGACTGTGGGAGCGCGAGCCGGGCAAGATCGTGCACTGGGAGCACGGCACCTCGCTGGCGAAGCTGCACGGCGGCGAGCCGCGGCCCGCGGTCACCCGGCTGCACCGCACCGCGGGCAACCGGATCACCGTCACCGACGCCTCCGGCGACATCCGCACCTACCGGGCGGCCATCTTCACCGCCCAGTCCTGGATGCTGCTGTCGAAGATCGAGTGCGACGACTCGCTCTTCCCGATCGACCACTGGACGGCGATCGAGCGCACCCACTACATGGAGTCGTCCAAGCTGTTCGTCCCGGTGGACCGGCCGTTCTGGCTGGACAAGGACGAGGAGACCGGTCGCGACGTGATGTCGATGACCCTCACCGACCGGATGACGCGCGGCACCTACCTGCTGGACGACGGTCCGGACCGGCCCGCCGTGATCTGCCTGTCGTACACCTGGTGCGACGACAGCCTCAAGTGGCTGCCGCTGTCCGCGCAGGAGCGGATGGAGGTCATGCTCAAGTCGCTCTCGGAGATCTATCCGAAGGTGGACATCCGCAAGCACATCATCGGCAACCCGGTCACCGTCTCCTGGGAGAACGAGCCCTACTTCATGGGCGCGTTCAAGGCCAACCTGCCCGGCCACTACCGGTACCAGCGGCGGCTGTTCACCCACTTTATGCAGGACCGGCTGCCGGAGGACAAGCGCGGCATCTTCCTCGCCGGCGACGACATCTCCTGGACCGCGGGCTGGGCGGAGGGCGCCGTGCAGACCGCCCTCAACGCGGTGTGGGGCGTGATGCACCAGCTCGGCGGGGCCACCGACCCCGGCAACCCCGGCCCGGGCGACGTCTACGACGACATCGCCCCGGTGGAACTGCCCGAGGACTGA
- a CDS encoding DUF5995 family protein, with translation MRGIGAELPVRDGVAVFNRVYLSVTAEVEHRLGGRYFRDPAVAGDLTVRFAERYLAAVDAVAAGRRAPACWRPLFQLRSHPGVSSPQFALAGVNAHIGHDLALALVDTCRARGLEPAALEAEFDLVGELLTGLEERVREELMPGPDLLDLADPLTHLVGAWSLERARDAAWAAFRALWGLRGLPELAEELAGRIDASVGMVGRFLLTPLTRPAPVPG, from the coding sequence ATGCGCGGGATCGGCGCGGAGCTGCCCGTCCGGGACGGGGTGGCGGTCTTCAACCGGGTGTACCTGTCGGTCACGGCGGAGGTGGAGCACCGGCTGGGCGGCCGGTACTTCCGCGACCCGGCGGTCGCCGGGGACCTGACGGTACGGTTCGCCGAGCGCTATCTGGCCGCGGTGGACGCCGTCGCGGCGGGCCGGCGCGCCCCCGCCTGCTGGCGCCCGCTGTTCCAGCTGCGCAGCCACCCCGGCGTCAGCTCGCCGCAGTTCGCGCTGGCCGGCGTCAACGCGCACATCGGCCACGACCTGGCGCTGGCCCTGGTGGACACCTGCCGGGCCCGCGGTCTGGAGCCGGCGGCGCTGGAGGCGGAATTCGACCTCGTCGGCGAGCTGCTGACCGGGCTGGAGGAGCGGGTCCGGGAGGAGCTGATGCCCGGCCCGGACCTGCTGGACCTCGCCGATCCGCTCACCCATCTGGTGGGGGCGTGGAGCCTGGAGCGGGCGCGGGACGCGGCGTGGGCGGCGTTCCGCGCCCTGTGGGGCCTGCGCGGCCTGCCGGAGCTGGCCGAGGAGCTCGCCGGGCGGATCGACGCGAGCGTCGGCATGGTCGGCCGCTTCCTGCTCACGCCGCTGACCCGGCCCGCTCCGGTACCGGGCTGA
- a CDS encoding uracil-xanthine permease family protein produces the protein MGLGVRWTLHGDGRTPAPGAVVRPDERLSWPRTAGLGAQHVVAMFGASFVAPVLMGLDPNLAIMMSGVATMLFLLATRGRVPSYLGCSLSFVGVAAVIRAQGGGSAAITGAILVVGAVLLLSGLAVQRFGARIIHAVMPPVVTGAVVMLIGFNLAPVTASTYWPTDQWTALLTMLFTGLAVVCLRGFWSRIAIFLGLVFGYLLSWALDRVFGKIHSVNGGPEAVDHWRLDLSAVGRADWIGLPDLHAPAFEWSAILVALPVVIALIAENAGHVKAVGEMIGDPLDDKLGTAISADGVATVLSTSVGGPATTTYSENIGVMAATRVYSTAAYWAAACFALLFGLCPKFGAVVAAIPGGVLGGITVILYGMIGLLGAQIWVHNKVDLRNPLNLVPVAAGVIIGVGGVSLKISDNFELGGIALGTIVVITGYHVLRALAPAHLKQQEPLLDSGTSAYDKGAAGS, from the coding sequence ATGGGCCTGGGCGTGCGCTGGACCCTGCACGGCGACGGGCGCACCCCCGCCCCCGGAGCCGTGGTCCGGCCTGATGAGCGGCTGTCCTGGCCGCGGACGGCCGGGCTGGGCGCACAGCATGTCGTCGCGATGTTCGGTGCGTCGTTCGTCGCACCGGTACTGATGGGGCTGGACCCCAACCTGGCGATCATGATGTCCGGTGTCGCCACCATGCTGTTCCTGCTGGCCACCCGGGGCCGGGTGCCCAGTTACCTCGGCTGCAGCCTCTCCTTCGTCGGGGTGGCGGCGGTGATCCGGGCCCAGGGCGGCGGGAGCGCCGCGATCACCGGCGCGATCCTGGTGGTCGGCGCGGTGCTGCTGCTGAGCGGGCTCGCCGTCCAGCGGTTCGGCGCCCGCATCATCCACGCGGTGATGCCGCCGGTGGTCACCGGTGCGGTGGTGATGCTCATCGGGTTCAACCTGGCGCCGGTGACGGCGAGCACCTACTGGCCCACCGACCAGTGGACGGCGCTGCTGACCATGCTCTTCACCGGGCTGGCCGTGGTGTGTCTGCGGGGCTTCTGGTCGCGGATCGCGATCTTCCTGGGGCTGGTCTTCGGCTATCTGCTCTCCTGGGCGCTGGACCGCGTCTTCGGCAAGATCCACTCGGTGAACGGCGGCCCGGAGGCCGTGGACCACTGGCGGCTGGACCTGTCGGCGGTGGGCCGGGCGGACTGGATCGGGCTGCCGGACCTGCACGCTCCCGCCTTCGAGTGGTCCGCGATCCTGGTCGCGCTGCCGGTGGTCATCGCGCTGATCGCGGAGAACGCCGGCCACGTGAAGGCCGTCGGCGAGATGATCGGCGACCCGCTCGACGACAAGCTGGGCACCGCGATCTCGGCGGACGGCGTGGCCACCGTGCTGTCCACCTCGGTGGGCGGCCCGGCCACCACCACCTACTCGGAGAACATCGGCGTCATGGCGGCCACCCGGGTGTACTCCACCGCGGCCTACTGGGCCGCCGCCTGCTTCGCGCTGCTGTTCGGGCTCTGCCCGAAGTTCGGGGCCGTGGTCGCCGCGATCCCCGGTGGTGTGCTGGGCGGCATCACGGTGATCCTGTACGGCATGATCGGGCTGCTGGGCGCGCAGATCTGGGTGCACAACAAGGTGGACCTGCGGAACCCGCTCAACCTGGTGCCGGTGGCGGCCGGGGTCATCATCGGCGTGGGCGGTGTGAGCCTGAAGATCAGTGACAACTTCGAGCTGGGCGGCATCGCGCTGGGCACCATCGTGGTGATCACCGGCTACCACGTGCTCCGCGCCCTGGCCCCGGCCCACCTCAAGCAGCAGGAGCCGCTGCTGGACTCCGGCACCAGCGCCTACGACAAGGGCGCCGCCGGGTCCTGA
- a CDS encoding MFS transporter has translation MASRQDGAGTPGMAAVRRARIAVAAVFAVHGAVTGSFATRIPWISERLDVSAGQLGLALAFPAIGASVAMPLAGRISHRFGARVALRGLLALWCLSLVLPPFAPGLVWLCGALFVYGATAGMSDVAMNALGVEIEDRLGRPVMSGLHGMWSVGALVGSAAGTVAAHAGSDARLHLTVTAAVLTVLGVVACRWVLDPRDAGADGAAGRAGAPDEEPPPRFALPPRSALAIGAVGFCAVFAEGASLDWSAVYLRDVLDSSPGVAAACTTAFACTMAVARLLGDAAVARLGPVRTVRSGGVLATVGGILVVTAPSAGFAVGGFGLIGLGIAVVVPLAFAAAGRSGPAPSQAIAGVATITYTSGLIAPAAIGSLADATSLTVSFGLVTVLALGLVAGAGVLRADGRDVRGGGPGTALPATGGGAGTTADPDTASDAGGAAGRDGTERGASGREALD, from the coding sequence ATGGCGAGCAGGCAGGACGGCGCCGGGACGCCGGGGATGGCGGCGGTCCGGCGGGCGCGGATCGCGGTGGCCGCGGTGTTCGCCGTCCACGGTGCGGTCACCGGCAGCTTCGCCACCCGTATCCCGTGGATCTCCGAACGGCTGGACGTCAGCGCCGGCCAGCTGGGGCTGGCCCTCGCCTTCCCGGCCATCGGCGCCTCGGTGGCGATGCCGCTGGCCGGGCGGATCAGCCACCGGTTCGGGGCCCGGGTGGCGCTGCGCGGGCTGCTGGCGCTGTGGTGCCTGTCGCTCGTCCTGCCCCCGTTCGCGCCCGGCCTGGTGTGGCTGTGCGGTGCGCTGTTCGTCTACGGCGCGACCGCGGGCATGTCGGACGTGGCGATGAACGCGCTGGGCGTGGAGATCGAGGACCGGCTGGGGCGGCCGGTGATGTCCGGGCTGCACGGCATGTGGAGCGTGGGCGCCCTGGTGGGGTCGGCGGCGGGCACGGTCGCCGCGCACGCCGGCTCCGACGCCCGGCTGCACCTGACGGTGACCGCCGCGGTGCTGACCGTGCTGGGCGTGGTGGCCTGCCGGTGGGTGCTCGATCCGCGCGACGCCGGTGCGGACGGTGCGGCGGGCCGGGCGGGTGCGCCGGACGAGGAGCCGCCGCCGCGGTTCGCGCTCCCGCCGCGCTCCGCGCTGGCGATCGGCGCGGTGGGCTTCTGCGCGGTGTTCGCCGAGGGGGCGAGCCTGGACTGGTCGGCGGTGTACCTGCGGGACGTGCTGGACTCCTCGCCAGGTGTGGCGGCGGCCTGCACCACCGCCTTCGCCTGCACCATGGCCGTCGCCCGGCTGCTCGGCGACGCGGCCGTCGCGCGGCTGGGCCCGGTGCGCACGGTCCGCTCCGGCGGGGTGCTCGCCACGGTCGGCGGCATCCTGGTGGTCACCGCCCCGTCGGCCGGCTTCGCGGTCGGCGGGTTCGGGCTGATCGGCCTGGGGATCGCGGTGGTGGTGCCGCTGGCGTTCGCCGCCGCCGGCCGCAGCGGCCCGGCCCCGAGCCAGGCGATCGCGGGCGTGGCCACCATCACCTACACCTCGGGCCTGATCGCCCCGGCGGCCATCGGCTCGCTCGCCGACGCCACCTCGCTGACGGTGTCGTTCGGCCTGGTCACCGTGCTGGCCCTGGGACTGGTGGCGGGCGCGGGCGTACTCCGAGCTGATGGCCGCGACGTCCGCGGCGGCGGCCCCGGCACGGCCCTCCCGGCCACCGGCGGCGGTGCCGGCACCACCGCCGACCCGGACACCGCCTCGGACGCCGGCGGCGCGGCCGGCCGGGACGGCACGGAGCGCGGCGCGTCCGGCCGGGAGGCACTGGACTGA
- the ribD gene encoding bifunctional diaminohydroxyphosphoribosylaminopyrimidine deaminase/5-amino-6-(5-phosphoribosylamino)uracil reductase RibD, producing MATAAEIDAMRRAIGLATRGLGHTSPNPVVGCVVLDARGEPAGEGWHERAGGPHAEVNALRAAGERARGGTAVVTLEPCDHTGRTGPCSQALIAAGVARVVYAVADPTPAATGGAGTLLAAGLDVEGGVLAAEAAAGNEAWLTAVARHRPHVVWKYAATLDGRSAAADGTSRWITSPESRADVQRLRAEADAVLVGSGTARTDDPQLSARTGDPATNQPLRVVLDSGGTAVHPGARVLDGSAPTLIAVARDTDTTHLDGTPATVLRLPRAAGGPGLDLGALLGALYERGVRSLLLEGGPRLAGAFLAAGAVDRIIGYLAPALLGDGPAALSGAGITTIGQALRLEVTDVVRLGPDLRITAVPAPPAVPTHSEEN from the coding sequence GTGGCCACCGCAGCAGAGATCGACGCGATGCGCCGTGCCATCGGCCTCGCCACCCGCGGCCTCGGCCACACCAGCCCCAACCCGGTCGTCGGCTGCGTCGTCCTCGACGCCCGCGGCGAACCCGCGGGCGAGGGCTGGCACGAGCGGGCCGGCGGTCCGCACGCCGAGGTGAACGCGCTGCGCGCGGCCGGCGAACGGGCCCGCGGCGGCACCGCCGTGGTCACCCTGGAACCGTGCGACCACACCGGCCGCACCGGCCCCTGCAGCCAGGCCCTGATCGCCGCCGGCGTCGCCCGCGTGGTCTACGCCGTCGCCGACCCCACCCCCGCCGCCACCGGCGGGGCCGGCACCCTGCTCGCCGCCGGGCTCGACGTGGAGGGCGGGGTGCTCGCCGCGGAGGCGGCGGCCGGCAACGAGGCGTGGCTGACCGCCGTCGCCCGCCACCGCCCCCATGTCGTGTGGAAGTACGCGGCCACCCTGGACGGCCGCAGCGCCGCGGCGGACGGCACCAGCCGCTGGATCACCTCCCCCGAGTCCCGCGCCGATGTGCAGCGGCTGCGCGCCGAGGCCGACGCCGTACTGGTCGGTTCCGGCACCGCCCGGACCGACGACCCGCAGCTGTCCGCCCGCACCGGCGACCCCGCCACCAACCAGCCGCTGCGCGTGGTGCTCGACTCCGGCGGCACCGCCGTCCACCCCGGCGCCCGGGTCCTGGACGGCTCCGCGCCCACCCTGATCGCCGTCGCCCGGGACACCGACACCACCCACCTGGACGGCACGCCCGCCACCGTGCTGCGGCTGCCGCGCGCCGCCGGCGGCCCCGGACTGGACCTCGGCGCCCTGCTCGGGGCGCTGTACGAGCGGGGCGTCCGCTCACTGCTGCTGGAGGGCGGCCCCCGGCTGGCCGGCGCGTTCCTCGCGGCCGGAGCCGTGGACCGGATCATCGGCTACCTCGCCCCGGCGCTCCTCGGCGACGGCCCCGCCGCCCTGTCCGGCGCCGGAATCACCACCATCGGCCAGGCGTTGCGCCTGGAGGTGACCGACGTCGTCCGGCTCGGCCCGGACCTGCGCATCACCGCCGTACCCGCACCACCCGCCGTCCCGACCCACTCCGAGGAGAACTGA
- a CDS encoding riboflavin synthase has product MFTGIVEELGEVVAVEELADASRFRLRGPLVTEGARHGDSIAVNGVCLTVVDTADGEFTADVMAETLKRSSLGALRPGSRVNLERPMALGGRLGGHLVQGHVDGTGTILGRTPAEHWEIVKISLPPALTRYVVEKGSITVDGISLTVVEAADEYFTVSLIPTTLALTTLGTKQSGDPVNLEVDVIAKYVERMLGQGAYGTAYGPGRKDPVG; this is encoded by the coding sequence GTGTTCACGGGCATCGTTGAAGAACTGGGTGAAGTCGTCGCCGTCGAGGAACTCGCCGACGCCTCCCGCTTCCGGCTCCGCGGCCCCCTGGTCACCGAGGGCGCCCGGCACGGCGACTCCATCGCGGTCAACGGCGTGTGTCTGACCGTGGTGGACACCGCCGACGGCGAGTTCACCGCCGACGTGATGGCCGAGACCCTCAAGCGGTCCTCCCTCGGCGCCCTGCGGCCCGGCTCCCGCGTCAACCTGGAGCGGCCCATGGCCCTCGGCGGGCGGCTCGGCGGCCACCTCGTCCAGGGCCACGTGGACGGCACCGGCACCATCCTCGGGCGCACCCCGGCCGAGCACTGGGAGATCGTGAAGATCTCCCTGCCGCCCGCCCTCACCCGCTACGTGGTGGAGAAGGGCTCGATCACCGTGGACGGCATCAGCCTGACCGTCGTCGAGGCCGCCGACGAGTACTTCACCGTCAGCCTCATCCCCACCACCCTCGCCCTCACCACGCTCGGCACCAAGCAGTCCGGTGACCCGGTCAACCTGGAGGTCGACGTCATCGCCAAGTACGTGGAGCGGATGCTGGGCCAGGGCGCGTACGGCACCGCGTACGGCCCCGGGAGGAAGGACCCGGTCGGATGA
- a CDS encoding bifunctional 3,4-dihydroxy-2-butanone-4-phosphate synthase/GTP cyclohydrolase II — protein sequence MTVLPQVRNWTDDLVLDPVERAIAEIAAGRPVVVVDDEDRENEGDLVVAAEKVTPEIVAFMMSECRGLICATLEGADLDRLELPQMVRQNTESMRTAFTVSVDATAAHGVGTGISAADRATTLRLLADPTSVPADFSRPGHVFPLRARPGGVLVRNGHTEAGVDLARLAGLRPAAAIVEIAGEDGVMLRLPELVPFARKHGLAIISIEDLIAYRRSAEPTVRREAETRLPTAAGDFRAVGYRSTTDGVEHVALVAGDLGDGEDVLVRVHSECLTGDVFGSLRCDCGPQLNTALERVATEGRGVVLYLRGHEGRGIGLLSKLRAYQLQERGRDTLDANLELGLPADARDYAAAAQMLTDLGVRSLRLMTNNPEKTAAMVRHGLRVTRREPMPVQAGEHNLRYLRTKRDRMGHDLPWLDADRHTLAGDGTYPVAAGREAPVSAAGRP from the coding sequence ATGACCGTCCTGCCGCAGGTACGGAACTGGACCGACGACCTGGTACTGGACCCCGTCGAGCGGGCGATCGCCGAGATCGCCGCCGGCCGCCCGGTGGTCGTCGTCGACGACGAGGACCGGGAGAACGAGGGCGACCTCGTGGTGGCCGCCGAGAAGGTGACCCCCGAGATCGTCGCCTTCATGATGAGCGAGTGCCGCGGCCTGATCTGCGCCACCCTGGAGGGTGCCGACCTGGACCGGCTGGAGCTGCCGCAGATGGTGCGGCAGAACACCGAGTCGATGCGCACCGCCTTCACCGTCTCGGTCGACGCCACCGCCGCCCACGGCGTGGGCACCGGCATCTCCGCCGCGGACCGGGCCACCACCCTGCGCCTGCTCGCCGACCCCACCAGCGTGCCCGCCGACTTCAGCCGCCCCGGCCACGTCTTTCCGCTGCGCGCCCGTCCCGGCGGCGTCCTGGTCCGCAACGGCCACACCGAGGCGGGCGTGGACCTCGCCCGGCTGGCCGGCCTGCGTCCGGCCGCCGCGATCGTGGAGATCGCCGGTGAGGACGGCGTGATGCTCCGCCTGCCGGAGCTGGTTCCCTTCGCCCGCAAGCACGGCCTGGCCATCATCTCCATCGAGGACCTGATCGCCTACCGCCGCTCCGCGGAACCCACCGTGCGCCGCGAGGCGGAGACCCGGCTGCCCACCGCGGCCGGCGACTTCCGCGCCGTCGGCTACCGCTCCACCACCGACGGTGTGGAGCACGTGGCGCTGGTCGCCGGGGACCTCGGGGACGGCGAGGACGTCCTGGTGCGGGTCCACTCCGAGTGCCTCACCGGCGACGTCTTCGGGTCGCTGCGGTGCGACTGCGGCCCGCAGCTGAACACCGCGCTGGAGCGCGTCGCCACCGAGGGGCGCGGCGTGGTCCTGTACCTGCGCGGACACGAGGGCCGCGGCATCGGGCTGCTGTCCAAGCTGCGCGCCTACCAGCTCCAGGAGCGCGGCCGGGACACCCTCGACGCCAACCTGGAACTGGGCCTGCCGGCCGATGCCCGCGACTACGCGGCCGCCGCGCAGATGCTCACCGACCTCGGCGTGCGCTCGCTGCGGCTGATGACCAACAACCCGGAGAAGACCGCCGCCATGGTGCGGCACGGCCTGCGGGTCACCCGGCGCGAGCCGATGCCGGTCCAGGCCGGCGAGCACAACCTGCGCTACCTGCGCACCAAGCGGGACCGGATGGGCCACGACCTGCCCTGGCTCGACGCCGACCGGCACACCCTCGCCGGGGACGGCACGTACCCTGTGGCCGCCGGACGGGAGGCGCCGGTCAGCGCCGCCGGCCGCCCCTGA
- the ribH gene encoding 6,7-dimethyl-8-ribityllumazine synthase: MSGKGAPELTVKNCGDLRVAVIAAQWHTQVMDGLVAGALRALGELGIDEPTVLRVPGSFELPVVAKVLAGRGYDAVVALGVVIRGGTPHFEYVCQGVTQGLTQVSVDTGVPIGFGVLTCDTEEQALDRAGLPGSSEDKGHEAVTAAVATATTLRTVSEPWR; this comes from the coding sequence ATGAGCGGCAAGGGCGCCCCCGAGCTGACCGTGAAGAACTGCGGTGACCTGCGCGTGGCCGTGATCGCGGCGCAGTGGCACACCCAGGTGATGGACGGTCTGGTGGCCGGCGCACTGCGCGCGCTCGGCGAACTCGGCATCGACGAACCGACCGTGCTGCGCGTCCCCGGCAGCTTCGAGCTTCCGGTGGTGGCGAAGGTGCTGGCCGGCCGCGGCTACGACGCGGTGGTCGCCCTCGGCGTCGTCATCCGGGGCGGCACCCCGCACTTCGAATACGTCTGCCAGGGCGTCACCCAGGGACTGACCCAGGTCAGCGTGGACACCGGTGTCCCCATCGGCTTCGGGGTGCTCACCTGCGACACCGAGGAGCAGGCGCTGGACCGCGCCGGGCTGCCCGGGTCCAGCGAGGACAAGGGCCACGAGGCGGTCACCGCGGCCGTCGCCACCGCCACTACCCTGCGCACCGTCTCCGAGCCCTGGCGCTGA